A section of the Hevea brasiliensis isolate MT/VB/25A 57/8 chromosome 17, ASM3005281v1, whole genome shotgun sequence genome encodes:
- the LOC110646642 gene encoding nitrate regulatory gene2 protein, which produces MGCVASKIHKEERVQICRERKRLMKQLVVFRGEFTDAQLAYLRALKNTGVTLRQFTESESLELENTSNGKALPSSPPLPLPPSPPPPPPFSPDLRGSIDNQKEEIDQEEGIKIDEDDCYTQSHPICSFSWNLLESESIEQPSPQHWEKNKIVEPAVDEENWAEAKAEFEEEDWEDENAGNVHSNLLPQMQQRQQPVKLIDDDSSMVSCCSKDTTDVAMVKWRSKMTLEGIVKELDDYFLKASAGGKEIAVLMDIFKGHTSLSQNSKENKRKRSNSVKVFSALSWSWSSKSLQFAKDATEVYNPSEPCKPGAHCITLDKLYAAERKLYKEMIEEEMAKIEHEKKSVILLKQEEENHDWTKTEKTRLSVEGLETDIRRLQHSISNTRSTILELIDVELYPQLVTITSGLKKMWRTMYECHQFQNDISLQLNHLTDSQGVDLTTDYHHQATSQLETEVTSWYLSFCKLVKYQQGYVRTLCRWIKLTDCLVDDNQHSRSLSAVRSLCEEWQLLVDRLPDKIASEAIKSLLDAIQMIMLQQGVEHNLHKKSDKLEKRFHKELFSLAEMEKKVHWSLADEDMQSDLSPKHPLSIKRAKTEALKKRVDSEKTKYLNSIQVTKVMTLNKLQTGLPCVFQALMGFSGASAQAFEAVHGHGRPVVDCNASESSTN; this is translated from the exons ATGGGTTGTGTAGCATCAAAGATTCATAAGGAAGAGAGGGTGCAAATTTGCAGGGAGAGAAAGAGGCTAATGAAACAATTGGTAGTGTTCCGAGGAGAATTCACAGATGCCCAGTTGGCTTATTTGAGAGCACTGAAGAATACTGGTGTAACACTTAGGCAATTCACTGAATCAGAATCTTTAGAGCTTGAAAATACCTCTAATGGCAAGGCATTGCCTTCTTCCCCTCCTCTTCCTCTGCCTCCTTCCCCTCCACCTCCTCCTCCTTTTAGCCCTGATTTAAGAGGGTCCATTGATAATCAGAAAGAAGAAATTGATCAAGAAGAAGGTATAAAAATTGATGAGGATGATTGCTATACCCAATCACATCCAATTTGTAGTTTCTCATGGAATCTTTTGGAATCAGAATCCATTGAGCAGCCTTCCCCACAACATTGGGAGAAAAACAAAATAGTAGAACCAGCAGTAGATGAGGAAAATTGGGCAGAGGctaaggcagaatttgaggaagaagatTGGGAAGATGAGAATGCTGGGAATGTTCATTCTAATTTACTTCCCCAGATGCAGCAGCGACAGCAGCCTGTTAAATTGATTGATGATGACTCATCGATGGTGAGCTGTTGTAGTAAAGATACTACAGACGTGGCTATGGTAAAGTGGAGAAGCAAGATGACCTTGGAGGGTATTGTTAAGGAGTTAGATGATTATTTCCTTAAAGCATCAGCTGGTGGAAAGGAAATAGCTGTTCTCATGGACATTTTCAAAGGACACACCTCTCTATCTCAGAATTCCAAGGAAAACAAAA GGAAAAGGAGTAATTCTGTCAAGGTATTCAGTGCATTGTCATGGAGTTGGTCTTCTAAGTCACTTCAGTTTGCAAAGGATGCTACTGAGGTTTATAATCCCAGTGAACCATGCAAGCCTGGAGCTCATTGCATCACACTGGACAAACTATATGCTGCAGAACGGAAACTGTACAAGGAAATGATA GAAGAAGAAATGGCCAAAATAGAGCATGAGAAAAAATCTGTGATACTcctaaaacaagaagaagaaaaccATGACTGGACCAAGACTGAAAAAACTCGACTGAGTGTTGAGGGTTTGGAGACTGATATCAGACGCCTGCAGCATTCAATAAGTAATACTCGTTCTACTATATTGGAGCTCATTGATGTGGAGCTGTATCCTCAACTTGTCACAATAACTTCTGG GCTGAAAAAAATGTGGAGAACTATGTATGAGTGCCATCAATTTCAGAACGATATCTCTCTGCAGTTGAATCATCTCACTGATAGTCAAGGTGTAGACTTGACTACTGACTATCATCACCAGGCCACCTCTCAGCTTGAAACTGAGGTCACTTCCTGGTACCTCAGCTTCTGCAAACTTGTAAAATATCAACAGGGGTATGTAAGAACACTCTGTAGGTGGATCAAGCTAACTGACTGCCTTGTAGATGACAATCAGCATAGTAGGTCCTTGTCTGCAGTTCGTAGTCTGTGTGAAGAGTGGCAGCTTCTTGTTGATAGGTTGCCTGATAAG ATAGCCTCAGAGGCCATTAAAAGCCTTTTGGATGCCATCCAAATGATAATGCTGCAGCAGGGGGTGGAACACAACCTACATAAAAAATCTGATAAGCTGGAGAAAAGATTTCATAAGGAGTTATTTTCACTTGCTGAAATGGAGAAAAAGGTTCATTGGAGTTTGGCTGATGAAGATATGCAATCTGATTTGAGCCCTAAACATCCCTTGTCGATTAAGCGTGCCAAAACAGAAGCTTTAAAGAAACGGGTGGATTCTGAGAAGACTAAATATTTGAACTCAATCCAGGTTACCAAAGTTATGACCCTAAACAAACTGCAAACAGGCCTCCCCTGTGTATTCCAGGCATTAATGGGATTTTCAGGGGCTTCTGCTCAGGCCTTTGAGGCTGTTCACGGCCATGGCAGACCAGTAGTTGATTGCAATGCATCAGAAAGTTCAACGAACTAA